ATGAATGGAAGCCTGCCTCCCTCACTGGGCGACCTGAAACAATTGCAGCATTTGGGTCTTTCCGAAAACAGGTTTTCCGGTGAGATCCCCGGGAGGATCGCCGAGTGCAACAAGCTTTCAGAGTTGAGCTTGAGGAATAATGACTTCATTGGAAACATTCCTCCAGGTCTCTTTCAACTTGGTCTCGAGCAAATCGACCTAGCATCTAACGACCTTTCTGGTTCGATTCCTTCAGGCTCCACTCAGTTCTTTCAGTCTCTTCGTGCACTCGACCTCTCAAATAACAACCTGACAGGTGAAATACCTGTCGAGATGAGCTTCTGCACCAACATGAAGTACCTGAACCTGTCATGGAACAACTTGCGGTCGAAGTTGCATCCAGAGTTTGGAGATTTGAAGTCTCTTTCGCAATTGGATCTGCGTCACACAGGCTTATATGGTTCAATCCCAAGCGAATTGTGTGATGCCAATGCATTGGTAGTCCTTCAACTGGATGGGAATTCTTTAACCAATCCAATCCCGAAAGAGATTGGAAACTGTTCATCCTTGACTTATCTGTAAGTTTTACTTACTTTTAGCATTCCACTTGCCTGCCTTCTTAACTAGTTAAGTGACACTAGACCTAAAACTTGTAATTCTTGCAGGAGTTTATCTCACAACAGCTTAGATGGGCCCATTCCAATGGAGTTATCCAAGCTAAGAAAACTTTTAATACTAAATCTTGCTTACAACAAGCTGAGCGGAGAAATTCCAGAGCAACTTGGGGGCTTGGTCAATCTGTTGGTAGTCAATCTTTCATATAACAAGCTTACAGGGAAACTCCCAAGGGGAAGCATATTCCAAAACTTGGATCCCAGTTCACTAGAAGGAAATGTTGGTCTTTGTTCCCCAAAATTGTCACAGAAATGCCAAATGAATGTTCCCAAGCCGTTGGCCCTGAATCCGGTGGAGTACAACAATGGAAATGGCAATGCAAGGTCGGGCTCCATCTCTCAGAAATTCAAGCACAAAAGATTTTTAACAGTATCAGCCATGATTGCAATATGTGCTGCTGTTGTCATTGCTGTAGGTGTTGTCATGGTTACCTTGCTGAACGTGACAGCTAGGAGAAGGAGAGAGTTTCCGCAGGCGGCATCGGAAAGTCTCTGTTCAAGTACCCCCAAGGCTAGTTCTGCCATGGGTAAGCTAGTTCTGTTCAGTTCTGCTGCAGATTCAAACTCTGAAGATTGGGTGAACAATGCTcagtccctgttgaacaaagcTTCTGAGATAGGAAAGGGTGTTTTTGGGACAGTATACAGAGCTTGTGTAACAGAGGGGAGCGATGTAGCCATTAAGAAGCTCATCACTTCAAATATTGTACAGTCTCAGGATGATTTTGACCGAGAGGTTCAGATTCTGGGGAAGGTAAGACACCCAAATTTGATTAGCCTCAAAGGGTACTACTGGACTCCTCAGCTACAGCTGCTCATCTCTGAGTTTGCTGCTAATGGAAGTCTTCATGACAGATTACATGAGGATTCTGTTTCCCGTTGGCCTCCACTCTCATGGGCGCAGCGCTTTAAGATTGCTCTTGGCACAGCTAAAGGCCTAACCCATCTTCACCAATCCTACAGGCCACCAATTATACACTACAACATCAAGCCAAGTAATATATTACTTGATGAGAGCCTCAATCCAAAAATCTCAGACTTCGGTTTAGCAAGGCTTCTTCCCAAGCTTGACCAGCATATACTGAGCAGCAGGTTTCAGAGTGCATTAGGCTATGTTGCACCTGAATTAGCATGCCAAAGTTTAAGGATCAATGAGAAATGTGATATTTATGGATATGGGATACTTGTACTGGAGCTGGTGACGGGCCGAAGGCCGGTAGAATATGGAGAAGATGATGTTCTGATCCTGTGTGATTATGTCAGGAGTTTGATTGAGCTGGGAAATCCTATGGAGTGTGTAGATCCAAGGATGAGCGAGTGCCCAGAAGAGGAGGTGTTACCGGTGTTGAAGTTGGGCTTGGTTTGCACATCCCAAATACCTTCAAGCAGGCCTTCCATGGCTGAAGTTGTGCAGATACTGCAGGTTATCAAGACCCCACTTCAGGAGAGGATGGAGATTTTCTGAGAGACCAAGAAGGACCACGATCTCTACCCTGCGACCTTTGTTTGTTCATCACTCACCCTTAATGTTAATGCCATGTGCTTAATCTCCTcactcttttctctcttcctttattCTTGTCTTCTGCTTTAACTCTGCTCATTATGCTTGTTCATCCACTGTTCCTTCTGTTCTTAGAGAAACTCTGATCAAATACTCAAAAATAGGGCCATGTTTTCTCTCCAATCTACTGGAGATTCGCAGTTGCATTTGAACGGGAACTATGTACACTGCACGCGTGTTccacaagaaaaaagaactgtTCATCTGCTTTTTTACAGCCTTACGCAGATCATGAAAAAAGCAAATGGCAGTTCTCTGTGGTTTACTCGCTGCATACCGAGGTGATCCCATTGTACTTAGCACTCTTACATCGGAGCAGCTTGACCATTTTCTCTCAGTACAAGTAACATTATCGATCAAATTGGTTCCTTACTTCAGTTTATGGGTAGAAAAGAAGTGCAATCAAAGGCCTTGGTAGATAAGagaatggtatatatatattatatgacatGGTAATCATAATTCCTTTTTCCATATTGCGGAATGCATGAAAAAAAGTCCATTGCAGAGTCCTGCAGATTTAAAAAGAATCCATGGAGATCGAGAAAGGCTGACTATGTCATGTATGCATGTGCAGAGAATCCTATGAGAGAACCAGCAAGGAGGGCACTTGCCACTTACTGCCAACATTGCAGGAAAGTTGTGTGCATGTGCAAGTATAAGGACAAGTGCTATGAACCAGAATTTTGTCAGAAACAAGTTGCTCCATACAAATagccaaacagaaaaagaaaaaggaatttgaattttggctctcATGTTTTCGTGAGAAATTATcaggaaaaagtgaaaaagaattGCGTTTCTATTTAAACTGCTTAAAGCctaaagggaaaagaaagaaagggaaagcgTGTAAAAGTACACTTGCCGTGGCCAAGCATGTGCAGTATTGGAAACCCTTGCCTTAAATGGCTGCACCTTAAAAGTACTATGGGTTGCAGTGTAGCGGCAGAACGAagtcaattaaaaatttgaagctTGTAAGGATCTCAAAGAGGAATATAGAAGAAAAGAAGTTTAACAGGTACGAGCAAAGGCAAAGAACTGTAgtcatattatttttttcattgagcAGCAGGAAAATCTCAGAGCCCGATAAGAGGTACATCATAGGCGGGTTTTAGGAGCACGGATGATCTCTGGCATTTACTATTTACATGCATGGAAAAGAGAATATTCGCAAATCATTCTCTTGTTAGTAAAATTTCCAATTCATCCTCAGATATATGCTAATTtatcttcctcttttccttaaCCATGCCAAACCCACTGCGGATAAAGTTGTGCCGAGGGCTTTGTTTGCTCAGTTAAAATATAGTTCCGATGAAAGTGGGCTGGTGTGCTCCCCGTCCATTAGAGAAAGAATAAAGAATGATATGTACAAATACAAGTAGTCACCTAACCTTTAGGTCAGAGTAACCTTTGCTTCCGAGAGCAAAGAAAGAACCTTGAAAGAAAGGGCAGAATTAGAAATTCTCAGCCTAGCAAACTTCATGTCTACATCACCCACATTGTTCAAAAGTAAAGATGCTTTGTAACTGTGAAGCCAAGATTTCCATCTAGAGTTGTTGGTTCTAATTTCTATCAAAGCAGAAGCATCAGATGTGTGCTCAAGAAGTCCATGACAAATAGAAGATTCTGTGAAAGTCACCAGTTTTGAGGGGCAGCAGAAAGTGCGACCCTAAAATCGTAGAATTCAACCCTGATTGGGTTCATCACCACTTTAAGACACATAAACCTCAAGTATGCAGAGTTACCTCTTTCAATTGCTTCAAGCCCACACCGCCCTCATTCTCAGGAAGGAAAAGTACTTGAGCAGAGCCTAAATGCATTCTGCAATTAACTTCAGAATCTCCCCGCAAGAACTTAATCATAATTTCTTCAAGCTTCTTGATTACAGAAATCGAGCACTTCAAGACCATAAACCAATACCATGGCTGCGCAGCAATCACAAATTTTGGGAGACAAAGTTTTCCTGCATATGACAGCATATGAGATTTCCATTGACTTAGGCGATTCTGCATCTTCAAAACAACCCGATCCCAATCAGCTGTTGAGAGACGTAAAAGACATGGTGGGAGGCCTAGATATTGCGTGGGAAATGAGCCCTGAACCCACCCAAATTGATCACTAATTGCTCCCATTTTCTGTTCTGACAaagcaaagccaaaaaaatttgatttggacTGATTAATTTGCATCCCAGCAGCTTTCTTAAATTATTCTAAAATATATTCTAGATGATGCAAAGATCTGTTGGATGCTTTAACAAAGATGAATAGGTCGTCAACATACATGGTAGCCGGCACACCTTCAATACCTCTACCAAAATGAGGAACCTCCATTTTGCGATTCATAATGGCTGgctgaaaaattttcaagaaccACCAAGAAGAGGTAAAGGGGACAGAGGGTCTCCTTGACAAAGCCCTCTCCCACTATCAAAAAATCTTCCCTCTCTACCATTTATAAGAAGAGCGTTAAGGGGATGTAGACACACAATTCATAACCCTATCAACCCAAACGGAATGGAAACCAAAGAAGGGAAGGGCAGATCGCAAGAATCCCCAATCAACCCTATCATACGCCTTAGATAAATCTATTTTCACTCCCACGCTGCTGCATCGACTTTTAACCATAGCATGAATCATTTCATGAGCAAGAAGATAGATCTGGTGGATGCTTCTGCCTGAAAGAAAGGCACACTAATGTTCTGAAATGAGACGGTCCAGAATCTTTTTCATGCGAAGAACCATAACCAGAaagatgaatttgaaaacaCTGTTACCAAGGGCAATTGGCCTGTGATCAGAAATGTTAACTGAATTGTTCTTCTTTGGGATTAAAACCAGATGATTATGTCCCAGTTTCTTCACCACTTTGCCCTTTTTAAAGTACTCCCTAATAGCTTCATAGAGATCCTGCTTGACAATGGGCCAATATTTGTGAAAGAAATTATTTGGAAAGCCGTCTGGCCCAGGAGAGCTATCAGAGCTGGCTTTCATAACAACCCACGTCTTCCTCATCTTCTATTGTGCGTAGGTGCTGATTGTTCTCTTCCATAGTCACCAAGGGACCAGACCCTAAGAAGATATATCTATAGAAGTGAAGTCTCCAATGACTAAGGAGGGAAGATCCTTATTCGCAAGAGAGGCCTCGAGAAGAAGAAATTGCTCTCTGCATATCCTAAAATCAGAATGAAGATATACAACAaccaaatcaaaattctttccAGGGCAAATTTCTTGAATGCCACAGTCGATCCAAAACAGATTATATCTACAGCTGAAAAGGGAAAACCTATCTTTCTGCCTGCCAACAACAATTCGAGCCCAGTTTCCCTCAAGATcaagatttgattcaaaacaGAAATCTGGATAATCATTATAAAATCTAGCTTGCATCTCAGAGGTGAGCATGGTATCATATAAACACATCATGTCAACATGACAATCTCGAATCAGACAAGCACAATTTCTGCGGGCTGCTTTATTTGCCAAACCACGAACATTCAACTTAAAACACTTTCATTTTGAACTGGTGTTAAGATGGAGTCCTCCTGGGTCTGATTTGTGCCCAGAATATTTTCCTTCTACCCTCAGTGACAGAAGCTTTCCCTTTAACCAAAATTTGCTTGACTGCTGTGAACTTATCTTCaactttttccttcctctttgtCGAACTGACTTCTTTGCTTTTCAACAGCCTCTTTTTACCACTCAGAGcacttttctttccttctaaaTGCCTTGCCCACATTAACGTTCAAGATATCCTCTTCCATGAGTCGACTCTTGCTTGCTATAGAACCAATCATCAAAGGTTCTCGATCTGTCCACTGATCAATCTGCATcgcttcatcaattttttgagCCTGCTCTGACATGGGCATTGGTTCACTATTATTCAAATCAGAGCTCGAATCAACTGGAACAGGAGGGTCAGCCTCCATATTTTTGCAAAACAGTGCATCTCTTGAGAAGTCTGCGACTTGAGGTTTACACTGGCCCATTCATCAACTACCGGGTTTTGAGGAACATCCTCAGCAGATTTAATCGGACAGGAAGCTGGAGTCTGAGAGGTTGCCCAACAACAAGTGCAAAAGCGAATTCGACTCTCATATTCAATAGTTTGTTGAAAAATTGACTCACCATCAGCTGCGTTGTGTTCATACAAGtccagctcaagctcaactcattcatatgatcaaCGTTTCTTAAGTCAGTCAAACATCACATTTCGGGTTTTGGTGCGAAATCCACGTTACAAAAGGCGGATTTCACaatagtttgttactgtttcataaataCGTTCTATCCAAATTGACCTCAAGGTTGTTGAGTATTGAGCGTGCTTTGAGTTCACGCTGGACTCTAAGATCCGGATCAACCTTATGATGCGTGAAAAGGATCTCATACAtactattttttgaaaaaaagaagtatGGAAAGTTCACATACAAACACAATGGGTAATGAAAGAGGCACTATGGACTTTTCTTTTGTGTCAATGGAtgtaaaatgaccaaaatgcccttgatTTGCCAATATTAAAGCCCCCCATAAGtgcaaaaaaaagagaaatgaaaaaaaatctgtaaaatatttatttgtttttcaaaacagaaaaaatgccCTAAAATTTTTTGGTGAACATGCATTGGGTGCATCAGCAAATACAAGTAGAATATTGAATAACTCTATCGAGTTAATTAGGAACAAACAACGAAACGGAAGGTTCATATCTGCAGAAAAGACAACTCCAATTTGCTAGTGGTTTTTCTTTGCAAGGCCCCTCACATTCCAATCATCATTGTCAGGAAATAACCAGCTGAGAATCTGTGGTAAATTCATCATTTACAGAGCTCATTCAACACCAGCTCAGTCCCCCATGCTTACATTCCAGGCTAGGGTCACAATAAATCCTCTAGATCACCATTGTCAGGAAGGATCAGCAGAACAGAGAATACACTCCTTTTTGAATTAACAGGAACTTCAGTGGGTACCCTCATGAATTCATGTCTGTGGAACTAAGATCTAGAGAATCTTCAATGACCCATCCTTTTGGAGGCCACCCTCTGAAGATCTAGAATGAAGGAAGAATCCAATTACCTTTCCTACACTTGCCTTGAATGAGAAAAGCTTTGAAGAAGGGTTTAAGCAAAAATTCGGAGACTACACGCTTGGAGACCTTCCCTTCTCAGATGTTACCCTACATTGAACAACATTTTTCCTTGTCGATCAACAATGACAATTGCATATTAGAGGTGCTACCATTTGCCGTCACCTTCTCAGGGATGTTCTCACTTGACTCCTGTGGAAGTAACACGCCAAGCTTTTACGAGATATGACCGATTTTCTTAAGAACAACTCTTCCTTAGGCATCTACGTAGAGAGATTCACACTTGTAGCGATCCGTCTATCCTTTTATCGACTGGACTCTGGGCCTCCCGTTGATCTCCACAAAGCACACTCGCAAGCATCGTTAAATTTGCAGAAGTCACAATGTCGAATTTGGTACGCAATACTCGAATTCAATCAACTTTCAGACCGCCATCCAACTCCTCCCATTGCCAAAATCGGCCGAAATTCCAAGGAAACCTCCAACTAGATGCTAGTGAAAGAGGGTCGATCTCGATTCTTGGCATGAGGATCAAGAAACAGCTAAGCACTTTGCGGCAATTGCGAAAGAACCAGGCAACTCGATTCCATGTAAACCACAAGGGAACCTCCAACAAGTCGTCATTTTATAGAACATATTTAGGTACCATTGATCTGCTAGGAGCTTCCGTCCTGCCACTGCTAATGCACTTATGCAACACAACCAATGCCCCACCTGGGGCAGATTCTGCCATGAAGTTGTCCACtgtcatgaatctgccccaatctttgtaacaaatttatgaaactgtttttgttgtcaaatgCCCCTTAGAGTTTATCTCCCACTTAAAATGATGGATGTTGGAACAATTTGGAATGAAGTCTGCAGGCCATCAGGAACGACAAACACGTCAGTTTTGAGAATTGGCCGCTGGGTCTGTTCGACCCGGAcgaaataaatataaac
This window of the Nymphaea colorata isolate Beijing-Zhang1983 chromosome 2, ASM883128v2, whole genome shotgun sequence genome carries:
- the LOC116248599 gene encoding probably inactive leucine-rich repeat receptor-like protein kinase At3g28040, with the translated sequence MTMEAVSVSAVSWLLLVFLSASICRATDVSLQLNDDVLGLIVFKSGIHDPNSALNSWNEDDDTPCSWSFVKCDATNGLVSEVALDGLGLSGKIGRGLEKLQNLRVLSLSRNNFSGNLSPELARIGSLNSLNLSYNGFTGSIPAGYGAMKSIRVLDFSENLLSGPVPDHLFENCTIIRFISIGGNLFAGSLPKVLSKCVGLGSLNVSGNRLSGSPDFVNGLWMLNQLRMLDLSSNAFGGPVPAGISGLHNLKELYLHKNQFSGPLPPDIGSCIHLVHMDLSSNLFTGEVPSLFQGLSSLSYIDLSRNKLNGNVPTWIGSLSNLQFLDFSGNYMNGSLPPSLGDLKQLQHLGLSENRFSGEIPGRIAECNKLSELSLRNNDFIGNIPPGLFQLGLEQIDLASNDLSGSIPSGSTQFFQSLRALDLSNNNLTGEIPVEMSFCTNMKYLNLSWNNLRSKLHPEFGDLKSLSQLDLRHTGLYGSIPSELCDANALVVLQLDGNSLTNPIPKEIGNCSSLTYLSLSHNSLDGPIPMELSKLRKLLILNLAYNKLSGEIPEQLGGLVNLLVVNLSYNKLTGKLPRGSIFQNLDPSSLEGNVGLCSPKLSQKCQMNVPKPLALNPVEYNNGNGNARSGSISQKFKHKRFLTVSAMIAICAAVVIAVGVVMVTLLNVTARRRREFPQAASESLCSSTPKASSAMGKLVLFSSAADSNSEDWVNNAQSLLNKASEIGKGVFGTVYRACVTEGSDVAIKKLITSNIVQSQDDFDREVQILGKVRHPNLISLKGYYWTPQLQLLISEFAANGSLHDRLHEDSVSRWPPLSWAQRFKIALGTAKGLTHLHQSYRPPIIHYNIKPSNILLDESLNPKISDFGLARLLPKLDQHILSSRFQSALGYVAPELACQSLRINEKCDIYGYGILVLELVTGRRPVEYGEDDVLILCDYVRSLIELGNPMECVDPRMSECPEEEVLPVLKLGLVCTSQIPSSRPSMAEVVQILQVIKTPLQERMEIF